The following proteins are co-located in the Rattus norvegicus strain BN/NHsdMcwi chromosome X, GRCr8, whole genome shotgun sequence genome:
- the Cox7b gene encoding cytochrome c oxidase subunit 7B, mitochondrial precursor codes for MLPLAKNALSRLQVRSIQQVVARQSHQKKTPTFHDKYGNAVLAGGSIFCISAWTYTATQIGIEWNLSPVGRVTPKEWRDQ; via the exons ATGTTGCCCTTGGCCAAAAACGCACTAAGTCGTCTCCAAG TTCGAAGCATTCAGCAAGTGGTGGCAAGGCAGAGCCATCAGAAGAAGACACCTACTTTCCATGACAAATATGGAAATGCTGTATTAGCAGGTGGAAGCATCTTCTGTATTTCTGCATGGACATAT ACAGCCACACAAATTGGAATAGAATGGAACCTGTCCCCTGTTGGCAGAGTCACCCCAAAGGAATGGAGAGATCAGTAG